Genomic segment of Bicyclus anynana chromosome 7, ilBicAnyn1.1, whole genome shotgun sequence:
tttttgacggcctccgtgtcgcagtggtatgcgcggtggatttaatgacggaagtcctgggttcgatccaacCCAAACCCAGGACAAAAAAAAAGAGCTGTGTCAGATCGCACTGAGGTCTTGGTCTAAAAGGTCTTGGCGTTTGCAAGAGAGTAATTACCTCATCATTAAAAACAGTTTACTCGATGTTAATTCTTCAAACAATAAGTCTGaatgtaaataactattatcTCATTCATTGCgaagaaatgaaaatattgtgaGTAAGATCAAAACAGTCAACGCTCAAACATACATATGAATATACATGTGActagtgataaaaaataaagtgaatTTTGGAtccgtaacaaaaaaaataaagttagttattatttgtcatatttttttgtatttaatgtaCAGCAACCAAACTTTGACGAGATGATTTTTAATGTAAGTGTTcgtgatataattatttaatttattaatatttgtagctggtttgtgtgtttttattaaattaactagcggacgtccgcaactTCGTTTGCGTAAAATCTGTATTTTTGAGTCCGTGGATTATTCTgggaaaaagtagcctatgttctccTTCAAAGTgcactttatctctataccacGCCCAAATCGTttcagacagacatacttacttttgcatttataatattagtatagattaaacgtCATTTTATTTCTTAACTTATGAGTGtgacactaacattataaagggaTAAGTTTATAAGTAAAAGTGTAACACTACAAAACCGATTTCGCTCAAATTTGGGATTATGTTAGATTATACCCTGTaaaaaagtgatgatgcaatcttagatgaaagcgtgataacttgttagaaggagaccctcacccctctcggtttctacacgacatcgtaccggaacactaaatcgcttggcggtatgtctgtgtcggtagggtggcaactagccaaggccgaaacttcccaccagccagacctggttcaattaagaaattctcaatcgggccagccggggatcgaacccatgacctccgtcttgtaaatccaccgcgcataccacggagGCTGAGAGGAGTCTTCTTTGGTCGACTTTGGTCTGTCtctctatctgtctgtttgtacgAACTAATATTAGGCACGGTTGTGTTGTTTGCCTACAGTTATTATGTAACGTATAGGCTACTTTCGTATAGGAAATCCGTTGTGAAAAACGAATTTTCCCGCAAACGAAGTTACAATCGTCCAgtagttataattaatattattcaataggAATTATTTAATAGTACCTTAAGTAAATTATATATCTATCTGAAAAAAGTGTttcaaaaaaagttaaattaaattattattttaatacaaaattaatttatcttaaggtataatttaattaacttatttcAGATTGCGTTGGAAGCAACATTATTCGTAATATGTTTGGGAAAATCAATAACTACAGCAGTTTCTTCTACCACTTCTCACGGAGAGAAAAATTACAATACTACCCATTCCGATGGGAATAACAGGTTCAAAAGAAATGTAAACGGTCATCGCattcaaaaaaataatctatttcaACATACACGAATAAATATACAATTCGCTCCTCTGGTATTGAATCCAAAAGATGAACTCTCTACGTACAGAAAAACTACTGAGTCAGATGGATTTCCTGACGAACCtgacactaataataataccaTGAGCGTTTACAATAAACCATCACAACTGAATgaacaatataattttaacaacAGACAAAATAAGCGGACTACGCCATTGCTACCCTTTGGCGGATATAATATTCCTGAATTTGGAAATAATAATTACGATTCCAATAGAAAAATTCCCGTTCAAGTAAGTTTTAGTTCTtaattttttagggtaccttaCACCAAAGGCAAAAAGTAGAGTACTTCTAAGATTTATTCTCCGTCTCTTCTACTTGAACGTACGCGGGAACCGCAGTTCTACTAATACTTTTACCGTCATCCGCTCTTGAGAAGTACTCTTCCCCAGAAAGTTGTATTCAGAAacactttaaaaacaaacaaaagaatgCGTGGAGGTATAGAGTtgaaattacaacaataatacaCACTACAGATCAGTCACTTGAagctgcaaaaaaaaaacttcaaattaaaccttagaggttttatttttttatttatttcataatgaaaatctacactaaCAAGGAGTAATATAGACTATATTTCATCCCTGTATTCCAGATGAAACAGCGaggtttaaattaataaaactaacacaatttgctcatcatcatcattaacatcccaCTTCAGGGCTAGACCTAGAAGCTTATACCCACCTCGCTGCTCCAATACGGGCTAGCGGATTAAAGATGATAATTCTGGAACTgctactaataaatattaattataatgaccgatggtttaacatgctctccgaggtgCGGGGATATATCACCAACTTCAAATAAGAAAGAAATTCTCAATATTTAATAGCCCTACTTAAGACTCGAAACCAGGACCGCGAgatctgaagccacataggccGAAACAATGATGCAATTTATTTGCTTTATATAATTTGAAACTGCTAatgatatgtttattttattgtagaaaagaaaaatacatctGCCTCATTGGAATGGAATACTGCCTATGAAGCATCAACCAAAAATTCCAATTTTAAGGAATCCACCAGAATCAAATTTTCAAAGTCCTCGGAGATCAGTCAAGTAAGTAGCCAAtgttttatatactaatattataaaagagctaaagtttgtagtgttgtagggtAATCTCTGTAGGGAGTAATCCTACTAATTTACCCTGTGGGTTTTACGCCACTGGCTGTTAACTGCTGTgcccttaagttttcctaagccgaaagttgcctggaagaaatcgctacttagcgatgaGGCCATCTTTTGTATGctgatatgtttttatttcactcgtATTTGTTTGGtttgcaaataaagtatatctgtCTATCTATTTGGAAAATtcagccacgttatttttgtgactgtcataggctatattttataacaccCAAACCGCTCGGCGTCTACTAAAACTttactgtttaataattatttgacaggcgttcaaacaaatttatttatagatcaCTTTCTAAGGAGGAGAAACgttaattctattttattttttcagacaTGTTATGCAAGGATTACCTTTAATGGCAAATACTAAAATGAACTATGAATCAAAGCCATACTACGCTAAAGTTCCAAAGATACATGTAAACATTGCGCACGGACAAATTGCTCATGGCGAGTATAAGGCGCCAGAAAGCGGACGCATCAAACGTatccattttaaaaaatataagaaaatattcgTGCCCGACATCGatttacttttaaaaaggaAAAGGATATTGTATCTAGCATGAAacatctaaatattataataactcgACTTAACAATATAACAAACACTTTCATCTAATTTTTATCAGTagtatatcaaaatattttttttaaataactttctgaactaaaaatacaaaaatagctATAAAAGTTTGTTTCTTTTCGTATATTTAGGTACAACattgtataaatattagtaattagttaagtttagaaaaacaaaagatagacttgattgatttattgtctgtaaaagaaaaatttcGCAATGTACAATGAATAACTATTGAGTATACCTAAGCCGATACTTGAAATTTCTTTGTCTGTTTGACTTATGAGCATAATTATTCATATATTATTGTTATGCAATTGTAACATAGTGAATGTGAAATAGATTTGTCAAATTTGTCCCGGGGCAAGGACGCTTACTGATCAAGTAACTTCAAAATCAGAGCCGATGACGCCGATAAAGTGACTATAAAACCACGGGACTAACACAAAGATATCATTCAGTGCCTAAATACGACACAACAATCAAGAAAATGTTCTCAAAAGTAAGTTATgtgaacaataataataatagtcggATGGAAATTACGAAAATGTCTTagataaagatttttaatgAATTACATGAGTGCAATTGCAGTGCAAAAGCTCTGTTCCACCACTTCTTTTTGAGACTGAATATCCCAGCATAAAAACAAAGTCGGGTGTCACTCCATTAGATaaaatatcttcttcttcttctagtcTTAAATAGCAATTAACTTTCTTTTTAATCCCGATAATACCACGAGAATGGAGTTTACGCGTGTCAAATATGTACGATTAGTATAtgcaatttaaaacaaataatattaaactggatccaatataaaaagataaatgtcGACAAATAGCGGCGAAGTCCCAGTCTCAGTTCTTTCGCTCCAACGAAAAGAGAAAGCTACTCCTGTGCTGTACTTTCTTCTGTCTtactatttgttttttcttatgttgtggtgtacaaataatgtataaataaatatagctatACTACCGGCTCGGCGCTGTTGATCGACATATCTTtttctcttcatgagatatAGCATTAACGCATGTCAGCCAATTCACTAAATTTAGCGTATGTTtgccacctaatataattaacatcaaatcaatagcAACCGCATTTTTAGTATTCCATAGCTAAAGAAAATTACAATGTCAACTGGGCAATATccatgatatccacgaaggaaGTCAGTAGCCAGATGACATTTCTACATATAAactcaattttgatcagttagcattatataaatagtgaatacgaaatgaCATGATTTATGATTACTAATAAGATCTAGTTGGTTTACttcgtattataaaaaaagactaaattattttttaatatattatgcttAGTTCTCAATGTTAGTGAATAGGAAAACTATAGGTGTTATAAATGTTTGTAAATTTTCAGCTGGTAGCCCTTTGCGCTGTCCTGGCGGTTTCTTCCGCTGGACTTCTCCCCGCTGCTGTGCACTATTCGCCCGCGTCTGCGGTCTCGTCACAGAACATCATACGTCACGACCAGCCCCAGGCCATCGCCAAGTACGCTGTAGCCCCCGTCGCCTACCACGCCGCTCCTGCTCCCATCGCCTACCACGCTCCCATCGCCAAGGTTGTCGCGCAACATGAAGAAATTGTAAGCCCGTTTATTTAgtactatttatattattaatttgtatccTGATATTAACTAAAATTCCTCATTTTGCTGTCAGCAATTGCCAATTTGTGGACGTTTAGTTTAATAGGTTAAGATTATCCATTACGAATAAGATATCAACCTACAGTAAATAATGTGTAGTACAACGTGGTATTCAGCATTTCAGTAAGATGAAATTTCAGACGCATAAATTTTTTTGGCGGCTGTAAGTCATAGTCAAGCAATCACAGAGTCAAATGAAGGCGATAATAATGCGCTGCATTGGTTCTGATTGGCGTTTTTAAgagtgttattttttattctgaaaCGATCACTAAATAATGATATTGAGGGCTTAAGAAACGGCTGAGAATTATCTGAAAGAAAGTCAACTCAATAATTCataactactcgtatatagACCCAGACCTAAAGCCCAAGATTCCAAAGCTACAAAATATTATGCTTACCATCAACTTATTTGCCTATATTTTTTCCTTTGTTTCTCAGGCCTACCCCAAATACGAGTACAACTACTCCGTCGCCGACGGGCACACCGGCGACAACAAGCAACAACAGGAGGTCCGCGACGGCGACGTCGTGAAGGGCTCGTACTCGTTCCACGAGGCCGACGGCTCCATCAGGACCGTGCAATACACCGCCGATGACCACAACGGATTCAACGCCGTCGTACACAACACCGCCCCAGCTCACGCTGTCGTCAAGGCCGCGCCCGTGCTCGTCAAGGCTGCCTACGCCGCCCCCGCCTACTACCACTAAGCGTTACCATAGACCCTCTACCAAATGActgttaactatttattttagcaatatttatagtaatatacaaatgaaattaaaatatgtctGAGTATGTCTTTCATCCTTTATCTTTTTTAAGTAACTAGCAGAACCCTATGGTTTCACTCGTGTAGCTCCCATTTCAATGAGCatattgtaataaatgtcacttcctgataatatagctttctattggtaaaagaagttttcaaatcggtccagtagttttgagtttatacgataaatataaatgtataaatctttcctctttataatattaatgttaattgGGGTTTAGAAATCAGATAATTTGGACAATCACAGTAACTAAATCCTTACTATGAATTGTTCTGATAAATCAAAGTTctgcaaaaaaaatcaaataataacaattgccGATAGGAATTCAGGATGTCGttgatgtcgttgcagtggacaAGGGTCTTACCCCGCTGTCCCTTGGCAAAAAGAACTGGCGTAAGCCTATAGAATTTAGTAACTTAGGTCGtgt
This window contains:
- the LOC112058182 gene encoding cuticle protein 8-like; amino-acid sequence: MFSKLVALCAVLAVSSAGLLPAAVHYSPASAVSSQNIIRHDQPQAIAKYAVAPVAYHAAPAPIAYHAPIAKVVAQHEEIAYPKYEYNYSVADGHTGDNKQQQEVRDGDVVKGSYSFHEADGSIRTVQYTADDHNGFNAVVHNTAPAHAVVKAAPVLVKAAYAAPAYYH